A genomic region of Paenibacillus sp. PL2-23 contains the following coding sequences:
- a CDS encoding stalk domain-containing protein — translation MLSSKKWLVFLLCIALVMALAPVTAATAASKTINVTIDGKSQSYSVSPRIVNGRTLVPYRAISEALGGTVAYDAKAKKATITKSGSTIELTQSSKTARINGSAVTLDAAPLNVNGTLLVPLRFVGESLGVWVTWNNASSTAVLETKRTFKHQLGSAVLNKVPKRVVVLFNGGVDISVLLKVKPVGAVESYIQQPFYEYIRPNLIGTKTLGDETQPNVEAIATLKPDVIIGTIERHEKIYPQLSKIAPTIIMDDLSAWQDNLQVMSKVYNKEDIATTFMADWKAQVADFKRKLPSSVKGAAVSIIRINPNGTARAYNAGFAYKIFKELGFSTPKAQLATGEQFIAVTSQEQVSLLDGDYIFDFTTDWDGDGAVLQHQKTWTTSALWKNLKGVKNNHYYKVNSVTWNLSGGALAAKLMLDDLYFYFGLE, via the coding sequence ATGTTATCCAGCAAAAAATGGCTTGTATTCTTACTCTGCATCGCCCTTGTTATGGCGCTTGCTCCTGTAACGGCGGCAACTGCCGCTTCCAAAACGATTAATGTTACAATCGACGGCAAAAGCCAAAGCTACTCGGTTAGCCCGCGCATTGTCAACGGCCGGACGCTGGTTCCTTACCGCGCAATCTCCGAGGCGCTTGGCGGCACAGTTGCTTATGACGCCAAAGCCAAAAAAGCAACAATTACGAAAAGCGGCTCCACTATCGAGCTGACGCAAAGCAGCAAGACGGCTCGCATTAACGGCAGCGCAGTTACGCTTGACGCGGCTCCGCTGAACGTTAACGGAACATTGCTTGTGCCCCTGCGCTTCGTAGGCGAATCGCTGGGCGTATGGGTGACATGGAACAACGCTTCCTCTACAGCTGTGCTGGAGACAAAACGCACGTTCAAGCACCAGCTCGGCAGCGCGGTATTGAACAAAGTGCCGAAGCGCGTTGTTGTCCTGTTCAACGGCGGCGTGGACATCTCCGTCCTGCTGAAGGTTAAGCCTGTGGGCGCAGTTGAATCCTATATCCAACAGCCATTCTATGAGTATATCCGTCCTAACCTGATTGGCACAAAAACGCTTGGCGACGAAACTCAGCCGAACGTGGAGGCTATTGCAACACTGAAGCCTGACGTTATTATCGGCACTATCGAGCGCCATGAAAAAATTTATCCGCAGCTGAGCAAGATCGCTCCGACTATCATTATGGACGATCTCTCCGCATGGCAAGATAATCTGCAGGTGATGTCCAAGGTGTACAACAAGGAAGACATCGCGACAACGTTTATGGCTGACTGGAAAGCTCAGGTTGCCGACTTCAAGCGCAAGCTGCCTTCCAGCGTCAAAGGCGCGGCGGTCTCCATTATCCGCATTAATCCGAACGGGACTGCTCGTGCTTATAACGCGGGCTTCGCGTACAAAATCTTCAAGGAGCTGGGCTTCTCGACACCGAAGGCGCAGCTGGCGACTGGCGAGCAATTTATTGCGGTCACCTCGCAGGAGCAGGTTTCCCTTCTGGACGGCGATTACATCTTCGACTTCACGACGGATTGGGACGGCGACGGCGCCGTGCTTCAGCACCAGAAGACATGGACGACAAGCGCTCTGTGGAAAAACCTGAAGGGCGTCAAAAACAACCACTACTACAAAGTTAACTCCGTAACGTGGAATCTGTCCGGCGGAGCGCTCGCAGCCAAGCTGATGCTGGATGATCTTTATTTCTACTTCGGTCTTGAATAA
- a CDS encoding metallophosphoesterase, giving the protein MKLRYLPALLGFTAVYGGLSAYVGWNGWLYLSQLTGWSSSFVYAIFIAILALGYVLGRAGQSTPLHWVAEPLKLLGSYWLAVLQYGILLLPLADLIGLLLIWGGMPVRSAILVVGSCIAAIALAILLAGSRNAWLPVIREYKVQIPKSAGARSSLTIAMASDLHLGTVIGNRQLDRLIRQIKRIKPDIIMLPGDLLDDDLAPFLRKNMAMKLGQLQAPLGVYAVTGNHEYIGGKVPEFAAQLDAIGIRLLMDEAAVIDNSFIVIGRKDRAAGSSGPGGRKSIDELIRPLDQSLPLIMLDHQPTDLASAEENGIDLSLSGHTHLGQMFPNNLITRRAFPLDWGYKKRGPLHAIVSSGFGFWGPPIRIGSRSEVLRIDIQFNTGAAQGSS; this is encoded by the coding sequence ATGAAGCTTCGCTACTTACCGGCTTTATTAGGCTTTACGGCGGTATACGGAGGATTGTCCGCCTATGTCGGCTGGAATGGCTGGCTGTACCTCTCGCAGCTGACAGGCTGGAGCAGCTCCTTCGTTTATGCCATCTTCATTGCCATATTGGCTTTGGGATATGTGCTGGGAAGAGCGGGACAGAGCACGCCCCTCCACTGGGTCGCAGAGCCTCTCAAGCTGCTGGGCTCCTATTGGCTGGCTGTTCTGCAATATGGTATTCTGCTTCTTCCGCTGGCGGATCTCATCGGCCTGCTGCTCATTTGGGGCGGTATGCCCGTCCGATCAGCTATCCTGGTGGTGGGCAGCTGCATAGCCGCGATAGCGCTCGCTATTCTGCTAGCGGGCTCCCGCAACGCTTGGCTCCCCGTCATCCGTGAGTATAAGGTGCAAATACCGAAGAGCGCCGGCGCGCGCTCCAGCCTAACCATCGCGATGGCTTCTGACCTTCATCTGGGAACCGTCATTGGAAACCGGCAACTGGATCGGCTCATCCGTCAAATCAAGCGGATCAAGCCGGACATCATCATGCTTCCCGGCGATTTGCTGGACGATGACCTCGCCCCGTTCCTGCGGAAGAACATGGCGATGAAGCTAGGCCAATTGCAGGCTCCGCTCGGCGTCTATGCCGTAACGGGCAACCATGAATATATTGGCGGCAAGGTGCCTGAATTCGCTGCTCAGCTTGACGCCATCGGCATTCGACTGTTGATGGACGAGGCGGCTGTCATCGACAACAGCTTTATTGTAATCGGCCGCAAGGACAGAGCCGCGGGCTCCTCCGGGCCAGGGGGACGCAAGAGCATTGATGAGCTCATTCGGCCGCTGGATCAATCGCTGCCGCTTATTATGCTGGACCATCAGCCCACCGATCTGGCGTCTGCGGAGGAGAACGGAATCGACCTTTCATTATCCGGCCATACCCATCTTGGACAGATGTTCCCGAACAACCTGATTACAAGAAGGGCATTTCCGCTTGACTGGGGTTATAAGAAGCGAGGCCCGTTGCACGCCATCGTATCGTCAGGCTTCGGCTTCTGGGGGCCGCCGATCCGAATCGGCAGCCGTTCGGAGGTGCTTCGCATCGATATACAGTTCAACACAGGAGCCGCTCAGGGATCATCATGA
- a CDS encoding helix-turn-helix domain-containing protein: MTAAAYLSCSPLALQQLQYKDGFRSEPLHAENGLIGIVEGGSGKLFMRNGSASPVRKGAFFLVHHGEGSFQLMADPIGMLRVTLVSYCVRNPSGSADAPGRLSSMLGNGTIHHAAASLTETLLAQLRQAMAEDNEIGELKRQHALLELLLHLHAHQLTPDRNGNDSIQATIEYMEQRLTKPLQISELPKLAGMTPSSYSRAFKRLTGLTPGHYLTRLRILRAKELMADHNASLRDIAVSVGYQDELYFSRVFKKAEGISPSVYLKRSDRRIAVVSSFFLQDHLLSLGILPIAAPSFPSYFDTASGFPSYLHDRLSGTTPLNAERPIPSSDVVRLAPDLILRTRLLHDQNDKHWGENHDAIFIDHFSSWEQYYRTIASKVGREAEAERVIRSMSQLEQAARRKLERCVKNGKWTVIRLMPGNCRLYGIKEHTFTELIYHRLGFQPDDRITHGTYMDNAFEELLRLDPEQILVIWSSEAAIHEFAADPRWQQLSAVKESKVYYPDSKEWDPWGPIGREYMIKAMLRFFCKR; the protein is encoded by the coding sequence ATGACAGCAGCTGCCTATTTGTCCTGCTCCCCCCTTGCTTTGCAGCAGCTTCAATACAAGGACGGCTTTCGTTCGGAGCCCCTGCATGCCGAGAATGGCTTGATCGGCATTGTGGAAGGTGGCAGCGGCAAGCTGTTTATGCGTAACGGAAGCGCCAGCCCGGTTCGAAAAGGCGCTTTTTTTCTCGTTCATCACGGAGAAGGAAGCTTCCAGCTGATGGCCGATCCCATCGGCATGCTGAGGGTGACCTTGGTGTCCTATTGCGTGAGGAATCCCTCCGGGTCCGCTGATGCTCCTGGAAGGCTGAGTTCCATGCTCGGCAATGGCACGATTCATCATGCCGCAGCCTCCCTCACCGAAACGCTGCTTGCCCAGCTTCGTCAAGCGATGGCGGAGGACAATGAGATCGGCGAGCTGAAGAGACAGCATGCGCTGCTGGAGCTGCTCCTGCATCTGCATGCTCATCAGCTGACGCCCGATCGTAACGGCAACGACTCCATTCAGGCGACGATTGAATATATGGAGCAGCGGCTGACAAAGCCGTTGCAGATCAGCGAGCTGCCCAAGCTTGCCGGCATGACGCCGAGCTCCTACAGCCGCGCGTTCAAGCGGCTTACAGGCTTGACGCCGGGGCATTATTTGACCAGGCTGCGAATATTGCGCGCGAAGGAGCTGATGGCGGACCATAACGCTTCGCTACGAGACATTGCGGTGAGCGTCGGCTATCAGGACGAGCTGTATTTCAGCCGCGTATTCAAGAAGGCGGAGGGCATCTCGCCATCCGTTTACCTGAAGCGAAGCGACCGTCGGATCGCCGTCGTCAGCAGCTTCTTCCTGCAGGACCATCTCTTGTCGCTCGGCATTCTTCCCATTGCCGCGCCCAGCTTTCCGAGCTATTTTGACACGGCCTCCGGCTTCCCCAGCTACCTGCATGACCGGCTGAGCGGAACAACCCCCCTGAACGCAGAGAGGCCGATTCCATCAAGCGACGTCGTCCGGCTGGCGCCCGATCTCATTCTTCGAACGAGGCTGCTGCACGACCAGAATGACAAGCATTGGGGAGAAAATCACGATGCCATCTTCATCGATCATTTCTCCAGCTGGGAGCAATATTACCGGACAATCGCGTCCAAGGTGGGGCGTGAGGCCGAGGCAGAGCGCGTTATTCGCTCCATGTCGCAGCTGGAGCAAGCGGCAAGGCGGAAGCTTGAGCGCTGCGTGAAAAATGGCAAATGGACCGTCATTCGGCTGATGCCCGGCAATTGCCGGCTGTACGGGATCAAGGAGCATACCTTCACTGAGCTGATCTATCATCGGCTCGGCTTTCAGCCCGACGATCGTATCACGCATGGCACGTATATGGATAACGCCTTTGAAGAGCTTCTGCGGCTGGACCCCGAGCAAATCCTTGTCATATGGAGCAGCGAAGCCGCCATTCATGAGTTCGCGGCGGATCCAAGGTGGCAGCAGTTGTCGGCTGTGAAGGAGAGCAAGGTCTATTATCCCGACAGCAAGGAATGGGACCCGTGGGGCCCCATCGGGAGAGAATATATGATCAAAGCGATGCTGCGCTTCTTCTGCAAGCGCTAG
- a CDS encoding YheC/YheD family protein, whose amino-acid sequence MADHAGRQLASKWTKTAALLSHPVLAGHIPETIRYSPAQLRRMLDRHGFVVIKPIVGSGGSGVIKVTRSAEGYALTHRDLTNRFDAFDKLVNALRGRTGRRKYLIQQGIDLARVNGRPIDYRVKYVKAFGKWEYRALVGRIARRGLFVTNLSQGGDMVLAGEGIRASLGRAHVKEKKRKMRELTVIATRVLEQRYPGISQLGFDYGIDRRGRIWIFEVNTRPH is encoded by the coding sequence ATGGCTGATCACGCGGGAAGGCAACTGGCCAGCAAGTGGACCAAGACGGCAGCGCTGCTCTCCCATCCCGTGCTTGCCGGCCACATCCCGGAGACAATCCGCTATTCACCGGCTCAGCTGCGCCGCATGCTGGATAGGCATGGCTTTGTTGTCATTAAGCCCATTGTTGGTTCCGGAGGAAGCGGTGTGATAAAGGTAACGAGGTCCGCAGAGGGCTACGCGTTGACGCATCGTGACCTGACTAATAGATTCGATGCATTCGACAAGCTCGTTAACGCGCTGCGAGGCCGGACGGGGAGACGGAAATATCTGATCCAGCAAGGAATCGATCTGGCGCGGGTGAACGGCCGGCCTATTGATTATCGGGTGAAATATGTGAAGGCCTTCGGCAAATGGGAATACCGCGCGCTTGTTGGAAGAATCGCCAGACGAGGGCTGTTCGTCACGAACCTGAGCCAAGGGGGCGACATGGTGCTGGCGGGCGAAGGCATCCGCGCGTCGCTGGGCCGCGCACATGTGAAGGAAAAGAAACGGAAGATGAGAGAGCTTACCGTTATCGCGACCAGGGTTCTGGAGCAGAGGTACCCCGGCATATCGCAGCTAGGGTTTGATTACGGGATTGACCGAAGGGGCAGAATTTGGATTTTTGAGGTGAATACTCGGCCGCATTGA
- a CDS encoding DNA topoisomerase III — translation MKALVLAEKPSVAKEIARVLGCSSRQKSYIEGPNYVVTWALGHLVTLAEPEDYDAKYKTWSLEDLPLLPQRMKLKVMKETSHQFKAVAHLCKRSDINELIIATDAGREGELVARWIMELVQWRKPFKRLWISSQTDGAIKEGFRRLRPGKEYDALYASAVCRAEADWLIGLNMTRALTSKYNAQLAAGRVQTPTLAMLLEREREISEFQSKPYWTVTAGFGTFQGVWRLRDDHDGRLWDRAEADAAAARASKAGAAKVVNLRTTERSEPHPQAYDLTELQRDANRKLGFSAKQTANVLQKLYEAHKLVTYPRTDSRYLSSDIAPTLKGRLESVAVGPYAALARKLLRAPLPVTKRIVDDAKVTDHHAIIPTEQFVNLGALSSEERRLYDLIVRRFIALFYGPYRYDETSVVLEAGGERFYAKGKTEKDAGWREVYQGVSSSFDDEEEEDEGAARTTEQKQASQLLPPLAVGQTVSVKSAASKELRTLPPARYTEASLLTRMEKHGLGTPATRADIIEKLLSTDTIERVRSSLVPTGKGKQLLELVVDDLRSPELTASWERELERISKGQADPAAFMRGIREQASKWIGQVKRETKDYKPHNETNSSCPECGKRLLEVKGKRGKSLMCPDRECGYRRSTEPILLNKRCPQCHKKMEMHDGKAGKYAQCRPCNVIEMLGDKDGGRMNRREQQKLIQQYSDSAPMGNSLADKLKAALDKKTDS, via the coding sequence ATGAAAGCATTGGTGCTGGCGGAGAAGCCAAGCGTAGCCAAAGAAATTGCGCGGGTGCTGGGCTGCTCGTCCCGGCAGAAAAGCTATATCGAGGGCCCTAATTATGTGGTGACTTGGGCGCTGGGCCATCTGGTCACCTTGGCGGAGCCGGAGGACTACGATGCCAAATACAAGACCTGGAGTCTGGAGGACCTGCCGCTGCTGCCCCAGCGGATGAAGCTGAAGGTGATGAAGGAAACGTCGCATCAATTCAAGGCTGTTGCGCACCTCTGCAAGCGGAGCGATATTAACGAGCTGATTATAGCGACTGACGCCGGCCGCGAGGGCGAGCTGGTCGCCCGATGGATCATGGAGCTTGTTCAGTGGCGCAAGCCGTTCAAGAGGCTGTGGATTTCATCCCAGACCGACGGTGCGATCAAGGAGGGATTCAGGCGGCTTAGACCAGGCAAGGAATACGATGCGCTGTACGCCTCGGCCGTCTGCCGCGCGGAAGCGGACTGGCTCATTGGCCTGAACATGACTCGGGCGCTGACAAGCAAATATAATGCTCAGCTTGCGGCGGGACGCGTTCAGACCCCAACGCTGGCGATGCTGCTGGAGCGGGAGCGCGAGATATCGGAATTCCAGTCGAAGCCCTATTGGACGGTAACGGCTGGCTTCGGCACATTCCAGGGCGTCTGGCGCCTGCGGGATGACCATGACGGTCGCCTGTGGGATCGCGCAGAGGCGGACGCCGCGGCGGCCCGCGCTTCGAAAGCGGGTGCGGCGAAGGTTGTGAATCTGCGTACGACTGAGCGGTCGGAGCCGCATCCTCAGGCTTACGACCTGACGGAGCTGCAGCGGGACGCCAACAGGAAGCTGGGCTTCTCGGCGAAGCAGACGGCGAATGTGCTTCAGAAGCTGTATGAGGCGCATAAGCTTGTGACCTATCCACGGACGGATTCCCGGTACCTGTCCAGCGACATTGCGCCAACGCTGAAGGGCAGGCTGGAGAGCGTAGCTGTCGGGCCTTACGCAGCGCTTGCGCGCAAGCTGCTGCGCGCGCCGCTTCCCGTTACGAAGCGTATTGTAGACGACGCCAAGGTAACCGATCATCATGCGATTATTCCAACGGAGCAGTTCGTTAATCTGGGCGCGCTGAGCAGCGAGGAGCGCAGACTGTACGATCTGATCGTGCGTCGCTTCATTGCTCTGTTCTATGGTCCTTACCGCTATGACGAGACAAGTGTCGTGCTGGAGGCGGGGGGAGAACGCTTTTATGCCAAAGGAAAGACGGAGAAGGATGCGGGCTGGAGAGAAGTGTACCAGGGCGTCAGCTCCTCGTTCGACGATGAGGAGGAGGAGGACGAGGGTGCCGCCCGCACGACGGAGCAGAAGCAGGCTTCCCAGCTTCTCCCCCCATTGGCAGTAGGCCAGACGGTCAGCGTGAAGAGCGCCGCCTCGAAGGAGCTTCGCACGCTGCCTCCCGCGCGCTATACAGAGGCGTCTCTGCTGACGCGTATGGAAAAGCATGGACTCGGCACGCCGGCCACCAGAGCCGATATTATCGAGAAGCTGCTGTCCACCGACACCATTGAGAGAGTTCGCAGCTCTCTGGTTCCGACCGGCAAAGGCAAGCAGCTGCTGGAGCTGGTCGTCGACGATCTGAGAAGCCCGGAGCTCACAGCCAGCTGGGAGCGCGAGCTGGAGAGGATTTCCAAGGGCCAGGCAGACCCTGCGGCCTTCATGCGCGGCATTCGGGAGCAAGCGAGCAAGTGGATTGGGCAGGTGAAGCGAGAGACGAAGGATTACAAGCCTCATAACGAAACAAACTCCAGCTGTCCAGAGTGCGGGAAGCGACTGCTGGAGGTGAAGGGCAAACGTGGCAAGTCGCTGATGTGCCCTGACCGGGAGTGCGGGTATCGCCGCTCTACCGAGCCTATTCTGCTGAACAAGCGCTGCCCGCAATGCCACAAGAAGATGGAGATGCATGACGGCAAAGCGGGCAAATACGCGCAATGCCGTCCCTGCAATGTAATCGAGATGCTGGGCGACAAGGATGGCGGGCGTATGAACCGCAGAGAGCAGCAGAAGCTGATCCAGCAATACAGCGACAGCGCCCCAATGGGGAACAGCCTGGCGGACAAGCTGAAGGCGGCGCTGGACAAAAAAACCGATTCATAA
- a CDS encoding RNA-guided endonuclease InsQ/TnpB family protein, with protein sequence MIVTVTAKIKIKPSDSQVMALQQTMIAYRQGCNFVSALVFETSERRQSALHRMTYRTLRSAMGLRSQMAQSVLKTVRAKYKTILSSGHAWTLVQFKKPEYDLVWRRDYSLSAKLFSVNTLQGRIKIPFEAKGMETYFDGTWTFGTAKLVCKKQKWFLHIPVSKEMASPELKEIEHVAGIDLGINFVATVYDTEGRTLFFRGRELKHKRANYQRLRSELQRKQTASSRRRLKQIGERENRWMTDVNHQVSKALVTRYGANTLFVLEDLTGIRRRAEKAKLKYRYVTVSWAFYQLRQMVTYKAKLAGSMAIAVDPKHTSQACPLCRHTAKENRDKRRHRFRCQACGYASNDDRIGAMNLCLKGKEYLLEGAGLA encoded by the coding sequence ATGATCGTTACCGTGACGGCGAAAATCAAAATCAAACCGTCAGACAGTCAAGTGATGGCCCTGCAACAAACGATGATCGCTTATCGTCAAGGCTGTAATTTTGTCTCTGCCCTTGTGTTTGAGACGAGCGAGCGCCGGCAGTCTGCCCTGCACCGAATGACGTATCGAACCCTGCGCAGCGCGATGGGCCTGCGTTCTCAAATGGCGCAGTCGGTATTGAAAACGGTACGGGCTAAATACAAGACCATCTTGAGCAGTGGGCATGCTTGGACTCTCGTACAATTTAAGAAGCCGGAATACGATCTCGTCTGGAGACGGGATTACTCGCTAAGCGCAAAGCTATTCTCCGTCAATACGCTGCAAGGCCGCATTAAGATCCCCTTCGAAGCCAAAGGAATGGAGACCTATTTCGACGGCACATGGACATTCGGTACAGCCAAGCTGGTATGCAAAAAACAGAAGTGGTTTTTGCATATTCCAGTGTCTAAGGAAATGGCCTCTCCTGAGCTTAAGGAGATTGAACACGTTGCAGGGATTGATCTGGGCATCAACTTTGTAGCTACGGTGTATGACACCGAGGGGAGAACGCTGTTTTTTCGAGGAAGGGAGCTCAAACACAAACGAGCCAACTACCAACGATTGCGTTCCGAGCTGCAACGCAAACAAACGGCTTCGTCCCGCCGCAGGCTGAAGCAAATCGGAGAACGAGAAAACCGCTGGATGACCGATGTGAACCATCAGGTCAGTAAGGCACTCGTTACCCGATATGGGGCGAATACGCTGTTTGTGCTGGAGGATCTGACAGGGATCCGCCGCAGGGCGGAAAAGGCAAAGCTGAAGTATCGGTATGTGACGGTATCGTGGGCGTTCTATCAGCTGCGTCAGATGGTGACGTATAAGGCGAAGCTTGCAGGATCGATGGCGATAGCCGTGGATCCGAAGCACACTTCGCAAGCGTGTCCCCTATGCCGCCACACGGCCAAAGAAAACCGGGATAAACGCAGGCATCGCTTTCGTTGCCAGGCATGCGGATATGCAAGCAATGATGACCGGATCGGCGCCATGAATCTCTGTTTGAAGGGAAAAGAGTACCTTCTTGAAGGTGCAGGCTTAGCATGA
- a CDS encoding sporulation histidine kinase inhibitor Sda has protein sequence MMMDQLSDELLADTYYAAIEYKLEPEFIRMLADELKRRGVELSSHKHTA, from the coding sequence ATGATGATGGATCAGTTGTCGGACGAGCTTCTTGCTGATACGTATTACGCTGCCATCGAATACAAGCTGGAGCCGGAATTTATTCGGATGCTGGCGGATGAGCTGAAGCGAAGAGGCGTCGAGTTATCATCACATAAGCATACGGCATAG
- a CDS encoding iron ABC transporter permease produces the protein MDIHTKIKLYRSAGLLASCVLLLLSLLSSIIFGFVSIGFKDLTASFTSYDEGDMEQVIVRTARLPRAMIAAAVGASLALGGAVLQSVTRNPLASPSVLGINAGASVAVVAAITVMEIRHTEALMWFAFGGAAIAAVIVYVLGSLGREGLSPLKIILAGAALTALFSSLTQGMLAHNENGLQEVLFWLSGSVAGRTTEMLLPALPYMALGIALSFALARHWNVIAMGEESAKGLGQHLLFVKAAAGVIVILLAGSAVAVAGPIGLVGIIVPHIARRFAGRDYRWLLPYSAIIGATLLVLADVAARFIHYPIEIPVGIMTAAIGAPFFIYIARKERGKG, from the coding sequence ATGGATATCCATACAAAAATAAAGCTATACCGGAGTGCGGGCTTGCTTGCCAGCTGCGTCCTGCTGCTGCTCAGCCTGCTCTCCAGCATTATATTTGGCTTCGTGTCCATTGGATTCAAGGATTTGACAGCCTCATTCACAAGCTATGACGAAGGGGATATGGAGCAGGTTATTGTGCGCACCGCCAGGCTGCCAAGGGCGATGATTGCTGCGGCAGTAGGAGCTTCGCTTGCTCTGGGTGGAGCGGTGCTGCAGAGCGTGACACGAAATCCGCTCGCCTCGCCGAGTGTGCTTGGCATTAACGCCGGCGCCTCTGTCGCAGTGGTCGCGGCTATAACCGTAATGGAGATCCGGCATACGGAGGCGCTGATGTGGTTCGCTTTCGGGGGAGCGGCTATTGCAGCTGTCATCGTATATGTGCTGGGGTCATTAGGCCGCGAGGGCCTGTCCCCGCTCAAAATTATTTTGGCAGGCGCTGCGTTGACCGCATTATTCTCATCGTTGACGCAGGGTATGCTGGCGCATAACGAAAATGGTCTGCAGGAGGTGCTCTTCTGGCTGTCCGGATCCGTCGCGGGCCGTACTACGGAGATGCTGCTGCCGGCTTTGCCTTATATGGCCCTCGGAATTGCTCTGTCCTTCGCGCTGGCCAGACATTGGAATGTCATCGCGATGGGGGAGGAGTCCGCCAAAGGACTGGGGCAGCATCTATTGTTCGTCAAAGCTGCAGCTGGCGTTATCGTCATCCTGCTGGCGGGCAGCGCGGTGGCTGTTGCGGGACCAATAGGCCTAGTAGGCATCATCGTGCCCCATATTGCCAGGCGCTTCGCTGGCCGGGATTACCGCTGGCTGCTGCCGTACAGCGCAATCATTGGTGCAACGCTGCTTGTGCTGGCGGATGTGGCTGCCCGATTCATTCATTACCCCATTGAAATTCCGGTAGGCATTATGACAGCCGCTATCGGGGCTCCGTTCTTCATCTATATTGCCCGGAAGGAGCGTGGGAAGGGATGA
- a CDS encoding iron ABC transporter permease has product MMASRSQDRTGGRERRVMLHRPTVKATTGLAAALLALAAAYLMIGEVIYTPLMAWQALWGSGAEEDVMIVQSLRAPRLAIAILVGASLALSGAILQAIIRNPLAAPDVVGITGGASFGAVLFITALSGAMTIRLLPVAAMIGAFCAAALVYALAWRRGVSSLRLVLVGIGLSSLLSAAVSFMLAFSQVYSATSAYIWLTGTIYGSSWEHVWTLLPWTMGLCAAVYFHTRILQAQLLGDELAIGIGSALQRHRLLLVLLSVGLAGSAVAIGGAIGFVGLIAPHVARRLVGPVMGRVLPVSALFGAIVVTAADLLGRSLFLPLDIPVGVFTSAIGAPFFIYLLYRSRSRI; this is encoded by the coding sequence ATGATGGCGTCAAGAAGCCAAGATAGGACTGGCGGCAGGGAGCGGCGCGTCATGCTCCATCGCCCAACGGTTAAGGCAACTACAGGTCTGGCTGCAGCTTTGCTGGCGCTGGCCGCGGCCTATCTCATGATTGGAGAAGTCATATATACTCCTCTAATGGCCTGGCAGGCGTTGTGGGGAAGCGGAGCGGAGGAGGACGTGATGATCGTCCAGTCGCTCCGGGCGCCGCGCCTGGCCATCGCGATATTGGTAGGGGCGTCCCTCGCTTTGTCAGGCGCCATTCTGCAAGCGATTATCCGAAATCCGCTTGCTGCGCCTGACGTTGTTGGCATTACGGGCGGAGCGTCCTTCGGCGCGGTGCTGTTCATTACGGCGCTGTCCGGTGCGATGACGATTCGCCTGCTGCCCGTGGCGGCTATGATCGGCGCTTTCTGCGCCGCGGCTCTGGTCTATGCACTGGCCTGGAGGCGGGGGGTGAGCTCGCTTCGGCTCGTGCTTGTCGGGATTGGGTTATCCTCTCTGCTGTCGGCCGCTGTTTCCTTCATGTTGGCCTTCAGCCAGGTCTATTCCGCGACCTCCGCGTATATATGGCTGACGGGAACGATCTATGGCTCATCCTGGGAACATGTGTGGACGCTGCTGCCCTGGACGATGGGGCTGTGCGCGGCCGTCTATTTCCATACCCGTATTCTTCAGGCTCAGCTGCTAGGCGATGAGCTTGCAATCGGAATCGGCTCGGCCCTTCAGCGCCATCGCTTGCTGCTTGTGCTGCTTAGCGTAGGTCTGGCAGGCTCGGCCGTGGCCATTGGCGGCGCCATCGGCTTCGTTGGTTTAATTGCGCCGCATGTGGCGAGACGTCTCGTAGGCCCCGTTATGGGGAGAGTGCTCCCTGTCAGCGCGTTGTTCGGAGCGATCGTCGTGACGGCGGCAGATTTGTTGGGCAGATCGTTGTTCCTGCCGCTCGACATTCCCGTGGGCGTCTTCACGTCGGCGATTGGCGCGCCATTCTTTATCTATCTGCTCTACCGGTCACGAAGCCGAATATAA